TGTTCCAAGCTTCGATTCAACTGTGATAACGCTACTACAGGCACTTGCAGTTCTTTTGCTAGTGCTTTAAGAGAACGTGAAATTTCAGCAATTTCTAAATTTCGATTCTCAGATATATAGGGTACGCGCATCAGTTGCAGATAATCTATCATAATTAAACTTAGGCCATTATTTTCGCGGAATACACGCCGTGCCCTAGAACGTATTTCCATTGGTGTTAATCCTGAAGAATCATCGATATATATATTACACTTTTCTAGTAAGATACCCATGGTACTAGAAATACGTGCCCAATCATTATCATCTAGCTGACCAGTACGAATCCGTGTTTGATCGACGCGCGACATCGATGCTAGCATGCGCATCATTATTTGTTCCCCAGGCATCTCTAGACTAAAAATTATAACAGGTTTATCTTCAAACATAGCTGCGTTTTCACATAAGTTCATAGCAAATGTAGTTTTGCCCATAGATGGACGCGCGGCAATGATAATTAAATCTGATTTTTGAAGACCTGAAGTTTTTTTATCTAGATCTAGATAACCACTAGAAACACCAGTAACGCCGTTATGTGGTTTATGGTAAAGCTGCTCTATACGATTCACAAGATCCTCAAGAATAAGATCGATGTTTTTCGTACCTTCATCTTTATTAGCGCGATTTTCAGCTATTTTAAATACTCTTGACTCTGCTATATCTAGCAGATCTTCACTACTGCGTCCTTGGGGATTATAACCAAAATCAGCAATTTCATGAGCTACTGAGATCAGTTCTCGTAATATTGCCCGTTCGCGCACAATATCAGCATAAGCCGAAATATTTGCGGCACTGGGAGTATTTTTTGATAACTCTGCTAGGTAGGCAAATCCACCTACTGCATTTAGATTTCCTTTTTGTTCCATAGATTCTGAAAGAGTGATCAGATCAATAGGCTTACCTAGTTCCAGCAGACGCTGCATTTCGATAAATATAAGACGATGTTGATGGTTAAAAAAATCGTTGCATGTTAACCTATCAGCAACGTTATCCCAGCGTTCGTTATCTAGCATCAAGCCGCCTAATACCGATTGCTCTGCTTCCAGTGAATGGGGTGGAATTTTTATATTTTCCACATTGTGGTCACTAATAAAATTTGCTTTATTTTTTTTTTCTGACATGAAAAGGTACTGTACCTATCAAAATACTTACACAAGTGTGCATTGTATCCTTTTTTTAAAGAAAAATCCTATTTTAAATACTATAATCAAAAAAAGTAATAAATAAAATATAAAATCGACACCATAGTATATATGGTGCATAATACATAATAATATACATGTTTAAAGACGGTTATAAATTAAAATCTGCCATTAATTTTTGTACTATGCAAAAGTATTATTTTATAGAATCTGTATCTAAAATTCAATAATTATATTAGGAGACTATATGGCAGGAAGAGGTATTAATAAAGTGATTATAGTTGGAAATCTTGGTCAAGATCCTGAAATTCGCCATATGCCTAATGGTGGTGCTGTAGCAAATATCACACTAGCAACTTCTGAAAGCTGGAGAGATAAACAAACAGGAGAGATAAAAGAAAAAACTGAATGGCACCGTGTGGTACTATTTGGCAAACTTGCAGAAATTGCAGGAGAATATTTACGTAAGGGATCCCAGGTATATATTGAAGGATCACTGCAAACTCGCAAGTGGCAGGACAATAGTGGTCAGGATCGTTATACAACTGAAATATTAGTAAATTTAGGTGGAACCATGCAGATGATTGGCGGCCGTCCAGGTAATGCACAAAAAGGAGAATGGAGACAATCTACGCAGGTAAATACGTTTAGCGAAGGTAAAACACCGAAGACACTTCAATCACAAAATATGTCTTCTGCGTCAGATAATGAGCATCAGATAGATTTTGATGATGATATTCCATTTTGATAATCTAAGTATTTTTAAAAATTGGCAGGGGCGGAGAGACTCGAACTCCCAACTACCGGTTTTGGAGACCGGTATTCTACCAATTGAATCACGCCCCTGATCCGTTAGTGCCTAAGCAGCTGCAGCTACAATAAGCAATATACATCCATCATAAACACTTTTTTTTTAGTGTCAATCTGTTTAAGATTATAAATAACTACGTTTAACAACAATAGGATATTCGTACCAGTTTTCTGGTATGGAATTTCGTATTTTCTTTGAAAAAGGAACACTATTTCGATAATTATTTTGTATATTATAAATTTTACTGAATTAAGTAGATCTTATTTAAACCTCATATGGAAGATAATTAATATGCATACTAGTCAATATATGCTCTCAACATTGAAAGAAATTTCAACTGATGTAGAAGTAATTAGTCATCAGCTGATGCTACGTGCTGGAATGATTCGTCAGTTAGCATCTGGACTTTATAGCTGGCTGCCCACTGGATTGCAAGTACTGCGTAAAGTTGAAAAAATAGTGCGTGAAGAGATGAATAATGCCGGAGCTATTGAAGTATTTATGCCTATCGTGCAACCTGCAGATATATGGCAAAAAAGCAAAAGATGGGTTCAATATGGTTCAGAGCTACTTAGATTTATAGATCGAGGAGCGCGTTCTTTTGTATTAGGACCTACACATGAGGAGGTTATAACTGACCTTATCCGCAACGAGATTTGCTCATACAAACAGTTGCCACTAAATTTTTATCAGATTCAAACAAAATTTCGTGATGAATTGCGTCCACGTTTCGGAGTTATGCGTTCTCGTGAATTTTTGATGAAAGACGCCTACTCTTTTCATACCAATCAAGATTCATTGCAGATAACCTATGATGTTATGTATCAAACTTATAGTAATATTTTAAACCGTATGGGGCTACAATTCCGTGCCGTGCAGGCTGATACAGGATCTATAGGTGGCAGCGTATCCCATGAATTTCATGTGTTAGCCGACAGCGGTGAAGACTACATTGTTTTTTCAACATCATCAAACTATGCTGCTAATATCGAACTTGCAGAAGCAAAAGATCAGGTTATTCTGCGCGCAGATCCAAAAGAAAAAATGCGATTGGTAGACACCAATGAGGCATGCACTTTGGCTAAAATTTTGGAAAAATTTGCTATTCCAGTGGAAAAAACTGTAAAAACTATGTTAGTACGTGCTAAAAAAAACGCTATACATCCACTATTAGCGTTGATAGTACGCGGCGATCATCATATTAGTGATGTTAAAGCTGCAAAAATATTGCAGGTAGCAGCACCGCTAAATTTTGCTAGTGAAGAAGAAATTCGCCTATTTTTTGGTACTAGATCAGATTATATTGGTCCCGTAAACCTACAAGTACCTATAATAATTGACCGCAGCGTGGCTGTAATGAGCGACTTTACTGCAGGTGCTAATGCTGATGGTAAATATTTTTTAGGTATTAACTGGGAACGTGATTTACCTTTGCCACAAGTAGCTGACCTACGCAAGGTCAGCGCCGGAGATAGAAGTCCTGACGGTAAAGGCACTCTGCAAATAAAGCGCGGTATTGAAGTAGGACATATTTTTCAGCTAGGTACTAAATATTCCGATGCAATGAAAGCTTATGTGCAAAATGAAGAAGGACGTAATAAAACTTTAATCATGGGATGCTACGGTATCGGTATTACCCGCGTTGTAGCAGCTGCTATCGAGCAAAACCACGATGATAAAGGAATTTTATGGACGGAATCATTAGCACCATTCAATGTTGCTATAATACCCATTAATATGCATAACTCTTTTAGAGTGCAACAAATAGCAGAAGAAGTTTACCAACAACTAAAGGCACGTGGTATTGACGTTATACTTGATGACCGCAAGGAACGTCCTGGAGTTATGTTTGCTGACATGGAGCTTATCGGTATACCTCACCTATTAGTAATAGGAGATTATAATCTAAATACTGGGAATATTGAGTATAAAAATAGACGCAACGGGAATAAAAAAATAATAAAACTAGGCGCTATAGTAGATTTTATATTAAGTGAAATGGCTACTTCTTTCTATAAATGTTAACTACTTATAAATGTTAACTACTTAGTAACAGTAGAAACCTTCTATAAGATTTATTCAAAAAAATAAATTAGCAAAATAAATTAGCTTTTTCTAAATAGATACCATTTTGAGCAAAATTTATGCGCTGTTCCTTCCAATGTCACGAAGGTTCCTATAGCAGCAATTAATTTTTCATTATAAAAAAGCAAAGGTATGTAGCCACGTTGCCACGGAGGAATAGCTAGCTCTTGCAAAATTTTTTTTAATTTCCTTCCTCTGCGTCTTCCATTGATATACAGCAGTCCGTGCACAGACCCAAAACGTACTGATACCTTTTCGGTAATATTCGGTGAGCGGACCACAGCTACTAATAAGTAAGATTTTTTTTTATATTAGGTATTGTAGATCTAATTATGGTTCCTAATCCTATAGGTAATATAAGTTTATTAATTTTTGAAGGCCAAAAAATTATCTCCTTTTTAGGTAGCTGCTGTAAAATAGGTATTATATAAAGACACTCGCGAAAGCGTCGGACTTGCAGGTGGTGATTAATATGTATTTTCGCAACAGCATCGTGCCTGCTGAGTGCTACCTCCTGCCAAATACATGCTAATTGCTTGCGTGTAGGCATTTTTACACCGTTACTAGCTAACCAGCGGCGTAATATTGCTGCACGCTTAATATCGCTCATCATTATTAATTTTGTAAATTTCAGCGATCCATCTGGTTGGATCAGTTCTGCTAGCGTTTCTGCTAGAAGGATATCCAAAAGATGTTCTTGTTCAGCGCATATTTGAGCACTACGCACTACAGTATCCAAAAATCTTGGCCATCGTTGCAACAATGGTGGCAAAATTTGTATACGCAAAAAATTACGGTCAAAACGCAAATTATTATTACTGTCATCTTCAATCCAGCAAAGTCCACGTTTATTTGCGTATATTTCCAGCTCTTTTCTGCTGTAACTAAGTAATGGTCGCAAAAGAAGACGACCATTAAATGGATAATTTTCTGCCATTGCAGCTAAACCAGCAGGACCACTGCCTCTTTTTAAAGCAAGTAGCAACGTTTCTACTTGATCTTCTTTATTATGAGCTGTAAGCAAAATTTCATCGTTAACTAGATTTTCCGCTAGTGCTTGATAACGTGCTGTACGTGCAGCAGCCTCAATACTCTCTGAGTTAACAACAATATTCACATATTTTGTACTAAATTCAATTTCTCGACGGCGGCATTCATTTTCGCAGTGCACAGACCAATTATCCGCATGAATACTTAATCCGTGATTAATATATACTGCTCGCAGCAGTAGATCATTTTTACACGTTCTGCTAAATTTTTTATGGTTGCGTATTAAGTATAATGCATCTAACAACACAGTAGAATCTAAACCACCACTAAATGCTATTAGTAGTCCTTGGTAATTTTTTATTTTTGCAGATAAACTGCTGCATAGCGCTTGTACCTGATCATCGTCGGTATTATTTTTCATATAAATAAATTGGTAATTATGTAATTAATCAAGCTTTTAGGTAGCTAAAAAGGTAATTTATAATTTGAAGCGCATTAGTTTGCTTTATCTTTTAATGATATAGACCCCCGTACATATCTTTTACGTGCTTTATTAATATCCATTAATTTATGTGCAGTAATTTTAAATACACTATTAAAAGAATCAAAACTTACCTGTCCTTGCACAATAAGAATAGAATCTTTTTCTAGTAAATGCTGGTATTTTTCTAATATATCAGTAAACAGTATTACATCTAGCCTGCTGGAACGATCATCTAATGTACAAATTCCTATCTGGTTGCCGCGTTTAGTTACCATTATCCTAGTAGATAGTACCAGCCCCGCTGCTGTAACTATTTTACCGCACTCAGTATGCTTAATATCCTTCAAGCGCACACCTCCTGTATATTGTTCAATTTCATGCAGATACTGGGTAATTGGATGGTCAGTTAAGTATAATCCAAGAGTTTCGCGCTCACCTTCTAGCACTACATTTTGGGGCCAAGGAGCTAATTTATTAGATGAAGATTCTACTGTAGATGGTACTTCAGCTATAATTCCGAACATATCGATCTGACCAATATTCTCTGCTTTGGTATACTGATCAGCTGCTTTAATTGCGCTACTTAGCGTATTCATTAATGCAGCGCGGTGTGGTCCTAGTTTGTCGAATGCTCCAGCCATAATAAGCTTTTCTAGTACCCGTCTATTTAGTTTTTTAGTATCTATGCGAGAGCAAAAATTAAATAAATCACTAAATTTACCATCTTTATTACGCGCATTAATAATTTCTTTTATATGTCCTTCGCCTATGCCTTTTATAGCACCGATACCGTAAACTATATCACCATCATCATTAACATGAAAATAATGTTGACCTTTGTTGATATCTGGCGGTAAAATTTTTAGGCCCATACGTTTACATTCGTCAACTATTACCAATATTTTTTCTGTATTGTCTATATCTGATGTCATTACTGCTGCCATAAATTCTGCAGGATAATTAGCTTTTAACCATAGTGTCTGATATGAAACTAGCGCATAGGCAGCAGAGTGAGATTTATTGAAACCGTAACCGGCAAATTTTTCTACTAGATTAAAAATTTTCATAGAAAGTTCACCATCAACACCAATACTTTCAGCGCCTGCTTTAAACACAGATCTCTGTTTTGCCATTTCATCAGGTTTCTTTTTTCCCATTGCTCTACGTAATATATCTGCGCCACCTAGTGTATAGCCAGCTAGTAATTGAGCTATTTGCATAACCTGTTCCTGATAAAGAATTATACCGTAGGTAGGTTCCAGTACAGGTTTTAGAGATATGTGTTGCCACTCAATATCAGGGTAAGATATAGTTTCACGGCCATGTTTGCGATTTATAAAGTTATCTACCATTCCTGATTGAAGAGGCCCTGGGCGGAATAAAGCTACTAGCGCAATCATATCCTCAAAAGAGTCAGGTTGTAGGCGTTTAATTAGATCTTTCATGCCGCGAGATTCTAACTGAAATACTGCAGTAGTTTCTGATCTTTGAAGCATATCGAAGCTTTTTTTGTCTTCCAGCGGAATATGGGCAATATCAATCTGTTCTAAACCTTGGCGCTCTAGGCGATTGTTAATCATTCCTAAAGCCCAGTTTATAATAGTCAAAGTGCGCAATCCTAGAAAGTCAAACTTAACTAACCCAGCATACTCTACATCATTTTTATCGAATTGTGTAACCGGATGATTGCCTTCAGTATCGCAGTAAAGCGGAGCGAAATCTGTAATTTTGGTAGGTGCAATAACTACTCCCCCTGCGTGTTTTCCTGCATTTCTAGTTACACCTTCGAGCTTACGAGCTTTATCAATAAGATCTTTAACATTTTTATCGGCGTTATAAATAGCTTGTAGTTGTGGCTCAGTTACTAAAGCTCTTTCTATAGTAATACCTATATCATTAGGTACTAGCTTGGATATACGATCAATAAAACCGTATGGATGACCTAAAACACGTCCCACATCGCGAATTACGGCTTTAGCCGTCATAGTACCGAATGTTATAATCTGTGAAACAGCGTTGCGTCCATAGGTTTTAGCTACGTGTTCAATTACTATATCTCTTTTATCCATACAGAAGTCAACGTCTAAATCAGGCATTGATACGCGTTCTGGGTTTAAGAAACGTTCAAAAAGCAAATCTAAAGCAATTGGGTCTAGATCAGTGATTTTTAAAGCATAAGCTACTAGTGAACCTGCTCCAGATCCGCGTCCTGGACCTACCGGAACGTTGTTATTTTTTGACCACTGTATGAACTCCATTACTATTAAAAAGTAACCAGGAAACCCCATTTTGTTTATTACTTTTAGTTCTATATTTAAACGTTTATCGTATTCTTTTCTTTTTTCACTTCTTTTTTTATCATTAGGAAATAAAAATACTAGTCTTTCCTCTAGTCCTTCTTGCGCGCATTTTACTAGATACTTTTCAGTAGACATTTTTCCCGTTGGGAACTTAGGCAAAAAATATTCTCCAAGACGGAGAGTAACATTGCAGCGACGTGCAATTTCTACGCTGTTAGCCAGCGCTTCCGGTAAATCAGAAAATAATTCGCACATTTCCTTCTCGCTGCGCATATATTGTTGTGTACTATAATTTCGTTGCCGTTTAACATCATCAAGATTTACTCCGTTATGAATTGCTACACGTATCTCGTGAGCTTCGAAATCGTTAGGGCTGGTGAAACGTACATCGTTTGTTGCTACTAACGGTAACCCATGATGCTCCGCTAACGAAACTGCAGAATGTAAGTATTTTTCTTCATCAATACGTCCAGTACGTATTATCTCTAGATAATAACGATTCGTAAAATAACGTTCGTAGAACGATAATCGTTTTTTTACTTGTATCATATTGCCGAGTATCAAATGTTTACCAACATCACCTTTTCGAGCTCCTGATAGTAAAATTAGTCCTTCATTATATTTAATTAACCAGTCTCTATCGATAAATGGTCCAACTGCGCTGTATCCGCGTTTATATGCGTCTGAAATTAGTAAAATTAGATTACGGTAACCTACATTATTAGCCGCAAGAATGGTTAATTCTGTTATTTCATCGCCTATATTTTTGTTTTGCACAAAAAAATCTGCACCAATTATTGGCTTTATTCCCACTTTGTGAGCGCTGTCATAAAATTTAATTAACCCGCATAAATTAGTAAAATCAGTAATAGCTATTGCTGGCATGTGCAAATCGGCAGCTTTGTTTACCAATGTGCCTATTTTAATTATACCATCGACCATAGAATAGTCGCTGTGTACATGCAGATGAATAAAACGTGGTTTAATGATCATGTTTACTATACTTTTCTCTAAAAGAGATCAGGTAATTTTATAGCACAAACAAATATATGCAATCTATTGTGTTGCACACAATATATTGCATAAAATACCATTATTAATGGTTAATACGTATATAAGGTATAATTCCATTTATCGCACAAATTTATACATTTTAAAGTAGTTTTATTTTGTAAATTATACGTACGTCGAGCGCACATCATTAATGCTTCACAAGCTACTTTATTAGCAACTTTTGCAATACCTTTAAAACGTGCAACTCCGCAACGCTCTTTAATAAATTATACTTCAAACGCTTAAAACGTGCTTCATCAATGGCAGTAAAATACTAAATTTAGTTTTTTACCTGAACTTTTGAAAAGAAGAATACCGGTTGCTTGCGCTATAGCTTCCAATATTAACACCCCAGGAAAAACAGGTTTTTTCTGTAAAAAATTTCCTTGAAAAAAGGGTTCATTAAAAGAAACATTTTTTTTAATGCACGTATAAATTTTTCTTTTTCAAAATTTAGTACACGGTCCACAAATAGAAACGGAAAACGGTGATGCAAAATTTCTAAAATCTCTTTAATGTGCATAGTATGATTGTTAGTATTCAAAATACTCTTAGTACAACAAAAATTCTTTAAATTTATTTTTCAAAAAACAAATATATCCATACAATGATTATCAATTATAACACCATCAACGTACAATTTTGCATATAGCTGCTTTGCTAAACTAGTAGAATTTAAAACATAATTTATCTAACGTTTTTTATAACGTTAGCTGTAATGTCTTTAGCATTTTTGATATAAGCTACAGCGCTAGCATCAATTACTACGCTATAGCCTTCTTTAATAGCAACGTTTTTAACAGCATCCTGAATATTGCTCATAATTTTGTTACGTTCTTCTGTTTGACGACGACGGTTGTCCTGTTCAAACTCTTGCGCTTTTTTAGATAAATTTTCACGCTGGGCTACAACTGATTTCTCCAATGTACTAAATTCACTTGTTTTAATATGAGAAATATTCTGTCTCAGAATTTTAATTTTTGTTTGAAGATCTAGTTCCATGAACTGAAGTTCTGTGGCGCGTCTTTTAAATTCATTTTCTAGTTTTTTATCAATCATATTTAGATGCAGAGATTGTTGGAAAATACTAGAAATATTAACTACAGCTATTTTGTCAGCAGCATACGCATTATTAGGAATAGTAATGGCAAGTACAGCAGCATATAACCAAATTCTCAATATAAACTCCTCAACTATTCTGTTATGTATCTGAAGATGCCTGTTATGTATCTGAAGATGCAATGAAGATCAATTTTGCCAAATTTTCAGCTAAACAAAGATACAATACAAGCTAATAAATAAATTATTATTATAAATTTGAATTAAAGTCGTCGACGCCTAACTATGTTTTCTGCCGGTAATACTACCATGATTTACCAATATTAAACTGTAATTGTTCTGACTTATCTCCGTCATATTTCTTAATTGGCTGAGCATAAGAGAATGACAAAGGACCTAGCGGCGACAGCCACTGCATGGCTATGCCCGTAGAAATACGGATATTACCGGGATTACTATAGTCAGGAATAGTTGCATAGTAGGTTGCGCTATTATTTTGCCAATCTGTATTCCAAACGGAACCACTATCAATAAATAGTGATGTTCGTAATGAGTTTTTTATTAAAAAAGGTGTAGGAAAAATAAATTCAGCGCTGGCTATAGCCAGCACATTACCACCTACAGCGTCGCTATAATCATAATTAATACTAATATTACTACTGTTGTATCTAGAATACACTTCTTTAGGACCAATTGTATTATTTCGAAATCCGCGTACAGTACTGGCACCACCAGTATAGAAATTATCATAAAATGGCACTTCATTGCCACTAAAACCGTCAGCATATCCGATATGTGCACGGCTTTTAAGCACCCAGTTACCGCTTTCACTTAGTGGAATATATTTACTAGCATCAAATGTTATTTTGTAATATTTGTTATTTGAACCTGGCATCGTAATTTTACCGTTAAATATAGCGTTTAAACCCACAGTAGGAAAGTATCCATTGTCTAGATTATTATATTTTAATCCGATATAGATAAAGAAATCATAGGCACTTAAATTATTTTTTATTTTATTATTAGTAGTAGTTATCTTAGGTTTAGTATTGATGCCTATACTATTTAAGTAGTGCCATATTGTTACCTTAGGTTCTCTCTTAAGAAGATTATTATGCACGTAATTTATACTTATATTTAGCAAATTTTTTTTATTAATCGGAAAACATAAAGTAGTACTAAAACCGTAACTACGCAAATCATAGTTTGACAAATCTGTCTTATCATTGATAAAATCATTATAGAATAGTTTACTTCCTAAACTAATACCACTTACTGTTAAGTATGGATAATTTATCGATAGTTCAGCATAATTTTTATAGTTATTTTTATTCCCAATTAAACTAACAGTGTTACCAGTTCCTAGCCAGTTATCTTGTTGAATACCGAAATGAAAGCTAACTCCGCTATCAGTTCCTAAACCAATACCCATATTTATACTGCCGGTATTTCTTTCTTTAATATTATAAATTACATCTATTTGATTAGTATAACCAGGAACTGGCTGTGTTTTTACATCCACTTTTTCAAAATAACCTAGTCTATTTAAGTGTTCTTTACCTTGATATATCAAATCACTGCAAAATTTGACACCTTCTTTTTGGGGTATTTCCCTACGGATTACTAGATCTTTTGTAATGTCATTGCCTTCAAATAGTATTTTTCGTACGTAAAAACGTTTACCAGCGTCAATTTTGATATGCAAATTAACCGTTTTATCAACATCTTTTATTTCTACCTGAGTTAATACGCTGGGATAGGCATAACCGTAACTACCCATCAATTGTTTTATCTTTTCTTTTACTTTTCTAATATTAGAGTTGTTATATAGTTCACAGTGATGCACTTTTGTTAAATTTTCTATCTCTAAAAAGTAGCCAGCCATATTACCGTTAACTACCGTGCTGCATAACTTATATTGTGCGCCTTCGGTAATATTTATTGTAATAAATATGTTTTTTTTATCAGTAGTTAAATTTACTTGCGTAGATTCAATATTAAAACGGACATAACCGTAATCAAGATAAAAACTGTACATAGATTCTAAATCTTTAGCTAAATTTTTTTTTTGGTATTTACGATGACCTACGTACCATTTATCTCGTATCTTAAATTTTGAAGTTAAATTATCTTTAGTAAAGTTATGGTTACCAATAATGTTGATTTGCTGAACTTTTGCTGATATACCTTCGTTAAAAACTAGCTTTATATCTACGCAGTTAAGCGACTGTGGCATAACTAATACTTTAACTATAGCGTTGTATTTACCGTTGCTGTAGTAAAAATCTTCTAGCCATCTTTTTAGATGGTAAATAATAGCTCTGTCAAGATTATCACCTACTATAATACCTTGAATATCAAGGTTTTGCTTAAGCATATAATATTTTATTAAAGAATTTCCTGAAAAGGTAATTTTAGTAATAGTAGGACGCTCTTTTACATTTATAAATAGTGAATCTATATTACGTAATACCCTAACATCATCAAAATTTTCGGTAGCAAAGAGAACACGTATAGTATTGCTGATATCTTCAGTAGTTATTATATCGCCGATACAAATTGGTATGAATAGTAATGCTGTATCTATGGTAATTTTGTGCATTCCTTCAAAAAAAATTTTTTTTACTACGAATGCATCATTTTCACTGTATTCTGTACCGTATACGGTAGCGCTATTAACACTACTTAAAAGTAGTGCCACTACTATGAGCAGCAATTTTTTCATCGCTATTATTGGCGTTGTTAGATAATTTAATCTGATATTATCAGATTAAAATGCATATAGACCAAGTACTCATTTTAACTCATTTTAGAGTGCTACTCCAGCAGAAAATAAGGGTGGTACAAAATCATTAAAATACCTAATAAGCGAACTTTATTTTAATCATTAGGACACTTGATTACGCAAGCATAAAAAAATATAGATTTTAGTATCGACAATTGAAATTTAAAAGCACTAATAAGCATATACAAGATCAAAGACAATTTTTTGAAAAAAATTGATAACAACAATATGTAATTAAATACTGCTTTAGTAAAGTAGCAGATAGAAAATTTTTTTCTAAAATAGAATAAAGAAAAAAAAGGTTAATATGTTGATATTTAACATAGGTAGTAGTAGTGAAAAAATTAAATTTACATTAATTCTTCTTCTTTTTTCTTAAGAAGAATATCTATTTTTTTAATCCAAAAATTAGTCAATTTTTGAATTATTTCTTGCAAACGATAATCATTGTCTTCATCGATAATTTTATCTTTTAATAAAGATTTAATTTTAACGTTAGCATAACGTCTAACATTACGTACTGACACTCTGCACTGTTCTGCCTCTGAGTTAACTGCTTTAATCAAAGCACGTCTACGTTCTTCAGTAAGTGGAGGAATAGGTACTATAATGAGTGTTCCTGTAGAAGAAGGAGTCAGCCCTAAATCAGAAGTTAGAATAGCCTTTTCTACCGCTGGTATTAAAGTACGATCAAATAATGTGATAGATAGAGTATGGGAATCTTCTGTAAGAATGTTAGATAGCTGACGCAATTGCATCATTTTCCCGTAATATTCAATCTGAATACTATCAAGTAAACTCGGAGAAGCACGTCCAGTGCGGATTTTACTAATATGTTTTTTAAAAGCCTCTACGCATTTTTCCATGCTAATCTCAGCATCTTTACAGATTTTATTAATCACGTTGTTAACCTTTACCTTT
The secondary endosymbiont of Trabutina mannipara genome window above contains:
- the dnaB gene encoding replicative DNA helicase → MSEKKNKANFISDHNVENIKIPPHSLEAEQSVLGGLMLDNERWDNVADRLTCNDFFNHQHRLIFIEMQRLLELGKPIDLITLSESMEQKGNLNAVGGFAYLAELSKNTPSAANISAYADIVRERAILRELISVAHEIADFGYNPQGRSSEDLLDIAESRVFKIAENRANKDEGTKNIDLILEDLVNRIEQLYHKPHNGVTGVSSGYLDLDKKTSGLQKSDLIIIAARPSMGKTTFAMNLCENAAMFEDKPVIIFSLEMPGEQIMMRMLASMSRVDQTRIRTGQLDDNDWARISSTMGILLEKCNIYIDDSSGLTPMEIRSRARRVFRENNGLSLIMIDYLQLMRVPYISENRNLEIAEISRSLKALAKELQVPVVALSQLNRSLEQRADKRPVNSDLRESGSIEQDADLIMFIYRDEVYNENSNMKGIAEIIIGKQRNGPIGTVRLKFNGQWSRFDNYAEYQYKN
- a CDS encoding single-stranded DNA-binding protein encodes the protein MAGRGINKVIIVGNLGQDPEIRHMPNGGAVANITLATSESWRDKQTGEIKEKTEWHRVVLFGKLAEIAGEYLRKGSQVYIEGSLQTRKWQDNSGQDRYTTEILVNLGGTMQMIGGRPGNAQKGEWRQSTQVNTFSEGKTPKTLQSQNMSSASDNEHQIDFDDDIPF
- the proS gene encoding proline--tRNA ligase; amino-acid sequence: MHTSQYMLSTLKEISTDVEVISHQLMLRAGMIRQLASGLYSWLPTGLQVLRKVEKIVREEMNNAGAIEVFMPIVQPADIWQKSKRWVQYGSELLRFIDRGARSFVLGPTHEEVITDLIRNEICSYKQLPLNFYQIQTKFRDELRPRFGVMRSREFLMKDAYSFHTNQDSLQITYDVMYQTYSNILNRMGLQFRAVQADTGSIGGSVSHEFHVLADSGEDYIVFSTSSNYAANIELAEAKDQVILRADPKEKMRLVDTNEACTLAKILEKFAIPVEKTVKTMLVRAKKNAIHPLLALIVRGDHHISDVKAAKILQVAAPLNFASEEEIRLFFGTRSDYIGPVNLQVPIIIDRSVAVMSDFTAGANADGKYFLGINWERDLPLPQVADLRKVSAGDRSPDGKGTLQIKRGIEVGHIFQLGTKYSDAMKAYVQNEEGRNKTLIMGCYGIGITRVVAAAIEQNHDDKGILWTESLAPFNVAIIPINMHNSFRVQQIAEEVYQQLKARGIDVILDDRKERPGVMFADMELIGIPHLLVIGDYNLNTGNIEYKNRRNGNKKIIKLGAIVDFILSEMATSFYKC
- the tilS gene encoding tRNA lysidine(34) synthetase TilS produces the protein MVRSPNITEKVSVRFGSVHGLLYINGRRRGRKLKKILQELAIPPWQRGYIPLLFYNEKLIAAIGTFVTLEGTAHKFCSKWYLFRKS
- the tilS gene encoding tRNA lysidine(34) synthetase TilS, which translates into the protein MKNNTDDDQVQALCSSLSAKIKNYQGLLIAFSGGLDSTVLLDALYLIRNHKKFSRTCKNDLLLRAVYINHGLSIHADNWSVHCENECRRREIEFSTKYVNIVVNSESIEAAARTARYQALAENLVNDEILLTAHNKEDQVETLLLALKRGSGPAGLAAMAENYPFNGRLLLRPLLSYSRKELEIYANKRGLCWIEDDSNNNLRFDRNFLRIQILPPLLQRWPRFLDTVVRSAQICAEQEHLLDILLAETLAELIQPDGSLKFTKLIMMSDIKRAAILRRWLASNGVKMPTRKQLACIWQEVALSRHDAVAKIHINHHLQVRRFRECLYIIPILQQLPKKEIIFWPSKINKLILPIGLGTIIRSTIPNIKKNLTY
- a CDS encoding OmpH family outer membrane protein, which translates into the protein MRIWLYAAVLAITIPNNAYAADKIAVVNISSIFQQSLHLNMIDKKLENEFKRRATELQFMELDLQTKIKILRQNISHIKTSEFSTLEKSVVAQRENLSKKAQEFEQDNRRRQTEERNKIMSNIQDAVKNVAIKEGYSVVIDASAVAYIKNAKDITANVIKNVR